In a single window of the Pseudopipra pipra isolate bDixPip1 chromosome Z, bDixPip1.hap1, whole genome shotgun sequence genome:
- the ZFYVE16 gene encoding zinc finger FYVE domain-containing protein 16: protein MDSYFKAAVCDLDKLLDEFEQNTDEYDCLRTPQNPCDSKHRSLFSVLGCLQHAFPAPELPEDADSCLSPEKTPLVSHAGTRGVLLSQSPPQEQSVAGPDLLSTVDSGSLNEMEASSLGRCGVPVCDLVNDTADLIHAHQGSQKLQPADFQCSQGSIGFGLSCIPVPICVSSSGCRDASSTEQSDGDSMLQDSGCLTTEEMNHLALKSDSYTTGEISDSCDDQHRTEPVKCSEVLDQPEQAAHLDIECVLVTTQNSNANGPKDEKACEKLLCESQDDSACSAVSKEMHGGNAIGKGDPKDGSNGISMLSDLLKRHQVHKTHATLPGICVAPGFSCQTGAEVQLEKKITEENVCNEELNSSETLRSVSSLRISEDVQTSLSCLPVSMCGSLVVREEKVNPLPQNAVAEVISGTVAVHSGASKTDSSGRESCENTDWHEQEEYLAEISKSIVENSEDGVQCNAQSVIDGGDSQEIEAFASAFLDLEVEPYDVGVDSFYDESMSPVVADLTVEDSVIKSDILVSDSELDDFLYGQSLQSKVLKSDNDSNLIENNADEGNVTDVNNLDFTEVTEELMQAKLEETMSINSNVKVSLSASYLEAAAEDNVSHGQDVTESGSEALASDVPTEGARPKQLLGLSQAAAGQKQLNRTNVLERENQEHGSVTPEVPLSGSSVSVSKNSDPGEGISEAGGNQTSENTESLKTPAALLWKQPLWVPDSEAPNCMNCQVKFTFTKRRHHCRACGKVFCGSCCKRKCKLQYMEKEARVCTGCYNDINKAQAFERMMSPTGLVPSSSVSSEHSAVPPVEEAQMPGSASSPSLSALLPISALKQPGIEGLCPREQRRVWFADGILPNGEVADTTKLSSGAKRLSQDLSPVNPDLPETHTAANPEEDDMLTDVNQKWKEKIDIMTRTEESHPSVPSDNAQQGVSGQSELVPSYESVTLGTEECSPAAEAKKTSCSAVDQAAHDVSVSPSSYRALCGVEKCVRRDISLVPDGDNLPPLLLAVGEKGKDPVVEEHPSHQKITSLLGEGGPTPLTFILNANLLVNVKLITCSSERCWCFSTNGLHGLGQAEIVILLQRLPEEDVFPSEMFKLFLDIYKDAMKGRFVRNMENITFTENFLSNKEHGGFLFVSPTFQKLDDQILPDNPFLCGILIHKLEIPWAKVFPIRLMLRLGAEYGAYPTPVVSYRHRKPLFGEIGHTIMNLLVDLRNYQYTLHTIDNLFVHVEMGRSCIKIPLKKYNEIMKVINSSNEHVISIGASFNTEADSHLVCVQNKHGLYHTQAVSATGHPRKVTGASFVVFNGALKTSSGFLAKSSIVEDGLMVQITRETMESLRQALRDKKDFRITCGKMDTGDVKEYVDICWVENEEKTNKGILSPVDGKSIGGTQSEKAPQGRDFEREGKVMKCTEVCYFVKDNELSSAVPHQFAKEIATACSTALCPHLKTLKSNGMNKIGLRVSIDSDMVEYLAGSGGHLLPQNYLNDLDSALIPVIHGGMSDPTTLPVKMELIFFITEHLF from the exons ATGGACAGTTACTTCAAAGCTGCAGTGTGTGACTTGGACAAGTTGCTCGATGAATTCGAGCAGAACACAG ATGAATATGACTGCCTCAGAACACCTCAAAACCCATGTGACTCAAAGCACCGTTCCCTCTTCTCAGTCCTGGGGTGCTTACAACATGCATTCCCAGCACCAGAGCTGCCAGAGGATGCTGACAGCTGCCTTTCCCCAGAGAAGACCCCTCTCGTTAGCCATGCTGGGACGAGGGGCGTGCTGCTCAGTCAGTCACCACCGCAGGAGCAGAGTGTTGCTGGACCTGATCTTCTGTCCACTGTGGACAGTGGTTCCTTAAATGAAATGGAGGCTTCCAGCCTGGGAAGGTGTGGCGTACCTGTGTGTGATCTTGTTAATGACACGGCTGATTTAATCCATGCTCACCAAGGTTCTCAGAAGTTGCAGCCAGCTGACTTCCAGTGCAGCCAAGGGTCAATTGGCTTTGGCCTGTCTTGCATACCTGTTCCTATTTGCGTGTCATCATCTGGTTGCAGGGATGcttccagcacagagcagagtgaTGGGGACTCAATGCTTCAAGATTCAGGATGTCTTACAACAGAGGAAATGAATCATTTAGCTTTAAAATCAGACAGTTACACTACAGGAGAGATCTCGGATTCATGTGATGATCAACACAGGACAGAACCTGTAAAGTGCAGTGAAGTACTTGATCAGCCTGAACAAGCTGCTCACCTTGATATCGAATGTGTCCTTGTAACAACACAGAATTCAAATGCAAATGGTCCCAAAGATGAGAAAGCTTGTGAAAAACTGCTTTGTGAATCACAAGATGATAGTGCATGTTCTGCAGTAAGCAAAGAGATGCATGGAGGAAATGCCATAGGAAAGGGAGACCCAAAAGATGGGAGTAATGGTATATCCATGCTTTCAGATCTGCTCAAGAGGCATCAGGTGCACAAAACCCATGCAACATTACCTGGAATTTGTGTTGCACCAGGCTTCTCATGTCAAACAGGAGCTGAAGTAcaattggaaaagaaaatcacagaagaGAATGTATGTAATGAAGAACTTAACAGCAGTGAGACACTAAGGAGTGTTTCCAGTTTGCGTATTTCAGAGGATGTCCAGACCTCTCTGTCATGTCTCCCTGTGTCCATGTGCGGCTCATTAGTtgtaagagaagaaaaggttaATCCTCTACCTCAGAATGCAGTGGCAGAGGTTATTAGTGGTACTGTAGCTGTTCATTCTGGAGCATCTAAAACTGATTCCTCTGGCAGGGAATCCTGTGAAAATACTGACTGGCATGAGCAGGAAGAATATTTAGCTGAAATCAGCAAAAGTATTGTGGAAAACAGTGAGGATGGAGTGCAGTGCAATGCTCAGAGTGTAATTGATGGTGGTGACTCTCAGGAAATTGAagcttttgcttctgcttttctaGACCTTGAGGTTGAGCCATATGATGTAGGTGTGGACAGCTTCTATGATGAAAGTATGAGCCCAGTTGTGGCTGACCTTACTGTGGAGGACAGTGTTATTAAAAGTGATATTCTAGTCAGCGACAGTGAGCTTGATGATTTCTTATATGGACAAAGTCTGCAGTCCAAGGTGTTGAAATCAGACAATGATAGTAACTTAATAGAAAATAATGCAGATGAAGGAAATGTAACAGATGTGAACAACCTGGATTTCACAGAGGTCACTGAAGAACTTATGCAAGCAAAACTGGAGGAGACAATGAGCATTAATAGTAATGTTAAAGTATCTCTTTCTGCCAGCTATTTGGAAGCTGCAGCAGAAGATAATGTATCTCATGGTCAGGACGTAACTGAGAGTGGTAGTGAAGCTCTGGCTTCTGATGTTCCTACTGAAGGTGCAAGACCAAAGCAGTTGCTTGGCCTTTCCCAAGCTGCTGCTGGTCAGAAACAACTGAACAGAACAAATGTACTTGAGAGAGAAAACCAGGAACATGGTTCTGTTACCCCAGAAGTTCCCCTCTCAGGCAGCAGTGTAAGTGTTAGTAAGAACTCTGACCCTGGGGAAGGCATCTCTGAAGCTGGAGGAAACCAAACATCTGAAAACACAGAGTCACTTAAAacacctgcagctctgctgtggaaaCAGCCACTGTGGGTCCCTGATTCAGAGGCCCCCAACTGCATGAACTGCCAAGTGAAGTTCACGTTCACAAAGAGACGACACCACTGCCGAGCTTGTGGGAAG GTTTTTTGTGGTAGCTGTTGCAAACGAAAATGCAAACTACAGTACATGGAGAAGGAGGCAAGAGTCTGTACTGGCTGTTACAATGACATTAATAAAG CACAGGCATTTGAAAGGATGATGAGTCCAACTGGTCTTGTTCCCAGTTCCAGTGTCTCCTCTGAACATTCTGCTGTTCCACCAGTAGAGGAAGCCCAGAtgcctggcagtgccagctccCCTTCACTTTCTGCATTGTTGCCTATCTCAGCCCTTAAACAACCTGGTATTGAAG ggctgtgccccagagagcagaggagggTCTGGTTTGCAGATGGTATTTTGCCCAATGGTGAAGTGGCAGACACGACAAAACTGTCCTCTGGAGCCAAGAGGTTGTCGCAGGACTTAAGTCCAGTGAACCCTGACTTGCCAGAGACTCATACG GCTGCAAACCCAGAGGAAGATGACATGTTAACTGATGTAAAtcaaaaatggaaggaaaaaattgaTATTATGACAAGAACAGAGGAATCTCATCCTTCTGTTCCTTCAGACAACGCACAGCAGGGTGTCTCGGGCCAGAGCGAGTTGGTACCTAGTTACGAATCTGTAACTCTAGGAACTGAAGAGTGTTCTCCTGCTGCAGAGGCCAAGAAGACCAGTTGCAGTGCAGTGGATCAGGCTGCACATGATGTGTCTGTTAGTCCTTCAAGTTACAGAGCACTGTGTGGGGTTGAAAAGTGTGTGCGAAGAGACATCAGCCTTGTTCCTGATGGGGATAACCTGCCACCACTTCTGCTGGCTGTgggtgaaaaaggaaaag ATCCCGTGGTGGAGGAACATCCATCTCACCAAAAGATCACCTCGCTGCTTGGGGAAGGAGGTCCTACTCCATTAACTTTTATCCTAAATGCAAACTTGCTTGTCAATGTCAAGCTAATAACAT GTTCCTCAGAAAGGTGCTGGTGCTTCTCAACCAATGGACTGCATGGTTTGGGTCAGGCAGAAATTGTCATTCTGTTACAGCGTTTGCCAGAAGAAGATGTTTTCCCCAGTGAAATGTTCAAATTATTTCTTGACATCTATAAGGATGCAATGAAAG GAAGGTTTGTAAGAAACATGGAAAACATTACTTTTACTGAAAACTTTCTCAGCAACAAAGAGCATGGAGGATTCCTGTTTGTTTCACCAACTTTTCAGAAACTTGATGATCAGATTCTACCGGATAACCCTTTTCTTTGTGGCATTCTCATCCATAAGCTGGAAATACCCTGGGCTAAAGTGTTTCCAATCCGTTTGATGTTGAGACTGGGAGCAGAATACGGGG CCTATCCAACTCCTGTGGTGAGTTACAGGCACCGGAAGCCACTTTTTGGAGAGATCGGGCACACAATTATGAATCTGCTTGTT GACCTTAGAAATTATCAGTATACTTTGCATACCATAGACAACCTTTTTGTTCATGTGGAAATGGGTAGAAGCTGTATTAAAATACCCCTAAAGAAGTATAATGAG ATAATGAAGGTCATAAATTCTTCTAATGAACATGTAATTAGCATTGGAGCAAGTTTTAATACCGAAGCAGATTCTCACCTGGTGTGTGTGCAGAACAAGCATGGCCTCTATCACACACAGGCAGTCAGTGCCACGGGACATCCCAGGAAAG TTACAGGTGCAAGTTTTGTGGTGTTTAATGGAGCCTTAAAAACATCTTCAGGATTTTTAGCTAAATCCAGTATAGTTGAAG ATGGACTAATGGTACAAATAACACGAGAAACAATGGAAAGCCTACGTCAGGCATTGAGAGACAAGAAAGACTTCAGAATTACCTGTGGAAAAATGGATACAGGGGATGTAAAAGAATACGTGGATATTTGCTGGgtagaaaatgaagagaaaacaaacaaagg AATTTTAAGCCCAGTAGATGGAAAATCAATTGGAGGAACTCAGAGTGAAAAAGCACCACAAGGCAGAGACTTcgaaagagagggaaaagttATGAAGTGCACTGAA GTTTGCTATTTTGTGAAGGACAATGAACTCTCCAGTGCTGTTCCTCACCAGTTTGCTAAAGAGATTgccactgcctgcagcactgctctctGCCCTCACCTCAAAACCTTGAAAAGTAATGGAATGAATAAGATAGGCCTGAGAGTTTCCATTGACTCAGATATG GTTGAATACTTAGCTGGATCTGGAGGTCATCTTCTTCCACAGAACTATCTGAATGACTTGGACAGTGCTCTGATTCCTGTGATTCATGGTGGAATGTCAGATCCTACCACACTACCAGTGAAAAtggaattaatatttttcattacagAACACTTGTTTTGA